In the genome of Lycorma delicatula isolate Av1 chromosome 8, ASM4794821v1, whole genome shotgun sequence, one region contains:
- the LOC142328713 gene encoding coiled-coil domain-containing protein 130 homolog, producing the protein MGERKGTNKYYPPDYNPNAGGLNKFLGTHALRERARKVHLGIIIIRFEMPYNIWCDGCKNHIGMGVRYNAEKKKVGMYYSTPVYEFRMKCHLCDNHFVIVTDPANLDYVIKTGARRQENRWDPKDNEQVVPEDRDTSKRLFDDAMFKLEHGENDRSAAGKVNPTMQRLLQRNDSAWKDDFSANCALRAQFRAKKKELKAKEHKDKILLNKSCLDIGLVAEHEDDINMASLLSLRPSISAAEKQKKDRQKALMLPIQPVKALTREDIGISTISVKSSSDCNSSNNDVLRPIKTFHSDCSNIKTSSKKLKISTLVCADYNSSSSSSSNED; encoded by the exons ATGGGTGAACGTAAAGGTACAAACAAGTACTATCCCCCTGATTATAATCCAAATGCAGGGGGGCTGAATAAATTTCTTGGCACTCATGCCTTACGAGAGCGTGCACGAAAAGTTCATCTTGGCATAATCATCATACGTTTTGAAATGCCATATAATATTTGGTGTGATGGTTGTAAAAATCATATTGGAATGGGCGTAcg gtataatgctgaaaaaaaaaaagttggcatGTACTATTCAACTCCTGTATATGAATTTCGAATGAAGTGCCATTTGTGTGATAATCATTTTGTTATTGTCACTGATCCTgct AATCTGGATTATGTGATAAAGACTGGCGCAAGACGTCAAGAAAACAGATGGGATCCAAAAGACAATGAACAAGTTGTTCCTGAAGACAGAGATACATCAAAACGATTATTTGATGATGCTATGTTTAAATTAGAGCACGGTGAGAATGACCGTTCTGCTGCCGGAAAAGTCAATCCGACTATGCAGCGATTGCTCCAACGTAATGATTCTGCATGGAAAGATGATTTTTCTGCTAATTGTGCTCTCCGTGCTCAATTCAgg gCAAAGAAGAAAGAGTTAAAAGCTAAAgaacataaagataaaattttgctAAATAAATCCTGTTTAGATATCGGATTGGTGGCTGAACATGAAGATGATATCAACATGGCATCACTGTTGTCACTACGACCTTCAATAA GTGCTgctgaaaaacagaaaaaagacagACAAAAAGCACTTATGTTACCTATTCAACCTGTGAAAGCATTAACGAGAGAAGATATTGGAATATCAACAATTTCAGTAAAATCTAGTAGTGActgtaatagtagtaataatgatGTTTTGAGGCCTATAAAAACATTTCACAGCGATTGTAGTAATATTAAAACTTCttccaaaaaactaaaaatttcaacaCTTGTTTGTGCAGATTataattcatcatcatcatcatcatcaaatgaagattga